From one Paramormyrops kingsleyae isolate MSU_618 chromosome 1, PKINGS_0.4, whole genome shotgun sequence genomic stretch:
- the cbr4 gene encoding carbonyl reductase family member 4, translating to MSRLCVVVGGSRGIGQAVASLLAEKSQRVVVVSRNLDAARAAAASLPGADHIGLNCDVSSEQDVQRTFEQILRECGNVDYLINAAGISRDALLARTRPEDMMSILHTNLLGTMLTCRASLRSMLQNRGGAIVNIGSVVGLKGNVGQTVYSASKAGLQGFTLSLAKEVAPRNIRVNLVAPGLIRTDMTAALDEDELKRAVPLGRFGEPRDVAHAVHFLLETPYVTGQVLLVDGGLRLAS from the exons ATGTCCCGGCTGTGCGTGGTGGTCGGAGGCTCCCGGGGCATCGGGCAGGCGGTCGCTTCTCTCCTGGCCGAAAAGAGCCAAAGAGTCGTTGTCGTTTCCCGAAACCTGGACGCCGCCCGTGCGGCTGCCGCATCCCTTCCTGGCG CGGATCACATTGGCCTGAACTGTGACGTCTCCAGTGAGCAGGATGTGCAGAGAACCTTTGAGCAGATCCTCCGCGAGTGTGGGAATGTGGATTACCTGATCAATGCGGCTGGCATCAGTAG GGACGCTCTGCTCGCTCGGACCAGACCGGAAGACATGATGTCCATCCTCCACACCAACCTGTTGGGTACGATGCTCACCTGCCGGGCTTCACTAAGGAGCATGCTCCAGAACCGGGGTGGAGCCATTGTCAACATAG GGTCGGTAGTCGGTCTCAAGGGTAACGTGGGCCAGACTGTCTACAGTGCCAGCAAGGCTGGTCTCCAGGGCTTCACGTTGTCTCTGGCCAAGGAGGTGGCACCACGCAACATCCGTGTCAACCTCGTGGCCCCGg GCTTGATCCGCACGGACATGACGGCAGCTCTGGATGAGGATGAGTTGAAACGGGCGGTCCCCCTGGGCCGCTTCGGGGAGCCCAGGGATGTGGCCCACGCCGTTCACTTCCTGCTGGAGACACCCTACGTCACTGGCCAGGTGCTGCTGGTAGATGGTGGACTGAGACTGGCCTCGTAG